A stretch of DNA from Candidatus Methylomirabilis lanthanidiphila:
GGGATTGCGGGATCAGGGCGTGATCGTCCGGATCTGGTCCCTGGAGGATAATCCTACGTCGGCGGAGATCAGGCAATCGCTGGACGCATTCGCCCCTGATCTCGTTCATGGATTCCATATCAGTGCGTCGGGGCGGATCGTCACGGACACTGCGTGTCGATTAGGTATCCCCTCGATCCTCAGTGTGACCGGCACCGATGTCAACACCGACCTCTTCGATCCTCACCGGAGAGCAGAGGTCATGGATGTCCTTCGACGGGCAACGCGCGTCGTGGTCTTTCATAACGTGATGCGGGTTAAGCTCGGCAGCGAACTGCCCGAGATAGAAGACCGAATCCGGATAATCGGTCAGACGGTTCACTGCCATGAGGCCCCATTCGATCTCCGACACCACCTCGGCCTGGCACATGATGATCTGATCTTCCTGATCCCTGCAGGTATCCGACGCGTCAAAAATATCACCTTCTGCCTGAAACCGCTTGACACGCTCCGAACGCAGTATCCCCACGTCAAGGCCGTCTTCGTCGGGCCGATCATCGAGGCTGCCGAAGGGGCCAGATTGCGGGAACTTCTGCGCGATTATCCATGGGCCTTCTACCTGGGACCGGTTCCTCACGAGCAGATCTGCGCCATACTGAAGGCGGCAGATGTCGTCATCAACTCGTCGCTCTCCGAAGGCGGCATGGCCAATAGCATCCTGGAGGCGATGCATTGCGGGCGAGCAGTCCTGGCCTCGAATATCGAGGGCAACCGATCGGTCGTACGTGACGGGATCGATGGGCTCCTCTTCGCATCGGAGTCGGAGTTTGCCCACAAGGCGGAACGGCTGATCAGCGAACCGAGCCTCCGCCACGAGCTGGGGAAGAACGGCAAAGAGAAGATCGAGCGGGAGTTCTCCGGAGAACGGGAAATCCACAACTATCTCCAACTCTATCAGGACGCGATCGAGACCTGCTCGCACAGATCATAGACAATACATCATGGACCTTCACGTTCTCGATCTGTTCTGCAGAATCGTCGAATCGGGCAGCTTCTCGAAGGCGGCCGACGCGATGTACCTGACCCAACCGACGGTCAGCGGCCACATCAAGAAGCTGGAGAAACATGTAGGAGTCCGCTTGCTCGATCGCCTCGGACATCGGGCCACCCCGACCAAGGCCGGCGACCTGCTCTATCGCTATGCCAAGCGGATGCTGGCGCTCAGGCATGAGGCCCAACAGGCCATCGACGAGTTCAAAGGCGGACTGAAGGGAGAACTGATACTCGGCGCCAGCAGCATTCCCGGCGGCTATCTGTTGCCGCCGCTGATCGGACCGTTCAGGACCCGCTATCCGGACATCTCTATCGTCCTCAAAGTCTCGGACTCGAAAGCGATCATCGAGGCGGTGATCGAGGGCGCCTATGAGGTCGGCGCCGTCGGCGCGCAGTTCGATGACGGGAGGCTCGAATACAGGACATTCGCCGAAGATGAGATGGTCCTGGTCGTGCCGCCTGCGCATCCCTGGACATTCAGGAAGAGCGTCAACGTAAAGGAACTGCCAAGCCAGCCGTTTCTGATCCGGGAGCGCGGCTCCGGAACGCGTAAGATTCTGGAGCAGGCCCTGGAACGACGCCATCTGTCGGTCGGCACCTTCAAGGTGATCGGAGAGATGGGCAGTAATGAGGCGATCCGACAAGCGGTCAAGACAGGCGTAGGTATCGCCATCATCTCCAGGCTCGCCGTCGCGAGCGACATCAACTGCCGCGAACTGCATGCCGTTCCCATCGCCGGTTTGAAGTTGATCAGGCCCTTCTACCTTATCACCCACCGCCACCGTTCACGTTCCCCAATCTGTAACGCCTTTCTCACGTTTATCGGGGCCTCCACACGTTCTGAGGATTCCCACCATTCCTGATTCTATTTTCAACTGACGCACACAGCTTGACGGATGTTTCGCGTAATCTTACCCTGTGTGTGAAGGAGAACGGTCATGGTAGAGCAGCTTGTCATTAATGTGGGGAACAACATCAGAGAGCTTCGCCGCCAACGAGGCCTGTCCCTGCGGCAGCTCAGCGAACAGATCGAAGTCTCACCCAGCGCGATCAACAAGATCGAGCAGAACCTCATCTCCCCGACCCTCGGAACCGTCCTCAAGATCGTCAAAGGTCTGGGAACGACCCTTCAATCGCTCCTGAATGAACCAAGCGAGACAAGAGAGGTTGCGTATCTTTCGGAGGACAAGCGGCGAACGACTTTCGTTCCCGACCTGAAAATCAATATCCAGTCGTTGACGGGCGAGTTGCCCGATGAAGCCTTCAGCTCGGTGTTACTGACCATCCCCAAGGGCGCCAAGATGAAAGAGCGGGAGTTCCACCATCATGGGGAGGAGCTGCAACTGTGCATCAAAGGCAAAGTGAAGTTCACGATCAGAGATGAGACGTACCTCCTGAAGCGTGGGGACAGCCTTCATTTCAAGAGCGATCTTCGACACTTTTGGGAAAACGTCGGCAATAGTGAGGCCCGGCTTCTCATGATCTGCGCTCCACCGATTCATCTGGGCAGGGGTGCACACAACGGCTAGGCACCCCCGCGAGTTCCGCAGAAAAAGTTGTTGATCTCTTTTACGAGACATCGTATACTCTTTTCTACATTCACCATCATGAGTCTGGAGGCGACCGCGTCGTTCGCTGCCCGGCTTAAATCGGGACCCTTCCGGACATCGATGATCCGGTATGGACGACCAGGCGTCGAACCGAAGGTTGCCGGAGTACACGGAACCGTATAGCGATGATCTCTCCAAATGCTGAGGCGGGTCAATTTAACCTGCCTGTACCGACACAATCCACAGTTCGTGTTGTGACGTTTGACAGCCCACGAACAACAGCCGCCACGACACCTCCGCCCTCGCAGTCGATCCTTGCGCTCGGGAGGGTCACCTATGCTCGCGGGAATGGCTGCCCACCGATGAGGACCCCTGAGGAGGCTGGCGTTGGTTCCCGCCTTTGAAGGGCAGGAGCTCTTACGACAACCCCTCACACTGACCCAGGCCAGGAAACAGGCATGACACAGCAGACCCTTGTGCTGATCACCTTTCTGATTGTGACCGGTGTGCTGGTGCTGGTCTTTCAGATGGTGTTTGCCAGCACGAAACACGCGACCGACATTGCCCCGGCGCGGGTCAATCGCTATCGGACTCTCTGGTTTCTCACGCTTGCTTTTATTCTGGGCGTGGTGTTCCTGTTCACTATTCGCCGTTCCCCTTATTCGCTGTTTGCCCAGGAACGGCCGGATAAAATCTTTGCGGTAGCGGCTCAGCAGTTCGCCTTCGTCCTCTCTGATGAATCGTTCGAGAGGGAAAAGCCTTCAGCCGAAGCTTCAGGGGGCACCGTGCTGCCCGTAGGGGCCCTGGTGGAGTTCCGCGTCACCAGCCGGGATGTCAATCACGGGTTCGGGATCTTCGACCCGGATCGGACCTTGATCGCGCAGGTGCAGGCGATGCCGGGCTACGTCAACCGTTTGCGTCTGCGGTTCGACAAGCCCGGCACCTACAATGTTCTCTGTCTGGAATATTGCGGCATTGCCCATTTTATTATGCGAACGAGCGTTGAGGTCAAGTGAGGAGAAGCCGAGATGGAAAAAGCTAATGCCCGCATGACCGCCGCATGGATCGTTACCGGTCTCACCCTCTTTCCTATCCTGATCCTCCTCGGTATCGTCATGCGGGCCAATCAGGGAGGGCTGATTACCGTACCGGCAGACCGCTTTTTCGCATTTCTCACCCTCCACGGTCTCGGGATGGCGGGTACCTGGTTTGTCCTCGGCATGGCCAGCAGCAACCACCTGTTGAACAAATACTCTCCCGCGCCGTTGGCCGGCAACATCGTCGCCTATGGCCTGACCGTGATCGGTGTGGTCTTATTGATCATGGCCACCCTCATCGGGAAATTTTCCGCCGGATGGTATTTCCTTTACCCCCTTCCCTTTTATTCGACATGGGAAGAGTGGGCGACGCCGCTCTTTCTTATCAGCATCACGGTCTTAGGGGTAGGGTGGTTGGTCTGGACCCTCTCGATGCTGGTGGCCATCTTGCGGAAATATCCACTCTCCCAGGCCTTGGCGTGGCACTACCTGCTCGGGAGCAAAGAGCCGGAGGTTCCCCCATTCATTGTCGTCCTGACCGCGACGCTGATCGGTATCTTTTTCTGCCTGCTGGCTGCGGTGACCCTGCTGATCCTGTACTTCGGGGAGTATCTGGGGTGGATCAAGAACGATGCCCTCCTGATGAAGAATCTGACGTTTGTCTTTGGACACACACTGGTCAATGAGATGCTGTACCTGGCGGTGGCGGTCTTGTACGAGCTCTATCCGGCATTCGGTCATCGCGCCAAATGGAAAACCGCCTGGTATGTGGCCTTGTCCTGGAATGCGACCTTTCTCATCGTGATGTTCGCCTACTTTCACCATCTGTACATGGATTATGTCCAACCGACCGGATTCCAATTCATCGGCCAGATGGCCTCGTTTCTGGCCCCGATCCCTGCGGCGGTGGTTACGATCTTCAGCGTGCTCGCCTATACCTACCGGAACGCGATGCGCTGGAATCTGTCCTCCCTGCTCTACTTCTACGGAGTGCTGGGGTGGGCGATCGGGGGGGTGGCGGCCGTCTTGGACGCGACCATCGTCAACAACTTTGTCCTGCACAACACCCAGTGGGTTCCCGCCCACTTTCATACTTATAACCTGCTGGGTCAGATCTTCTTCACTCTCGCCTTCATCGCCTGGTTCGCAGAGCAGGTGTCCGGCACGCCCTTCTCTGTTGGATTATCGAAGAGCATCTTTGCGTTGCTGTTAGTAGGAGGCTGGGGATTCGTGGGCATGTTTTACCTCTCAGGGACGTTCTCCATTCCCAGACGATTCAATCTCTACCCGGCCGATCTGTCCCTGGGCACAACCCTGGCGAAAGGCGCCGCGATCTTCGCCATCCTGTATTTGCTCGGGACCCTCTGCTTTGTCTTCGGGGCGTCAAAGCGATGCCTCCGAGCCTTTTCCCGCTGATTGCCCTGAAAGTCCCCCGTCCGCGTCATTCCGAGGCGAAGCCGAAGCAATCTCGCCGTTCTTCGCTGTATCAAATACGGTGAGATTGCCGCACTCCCTTCGGTCGCTCGCTCGCAATGACGGAGTCGGATAGACTTTCACTAATATGGGGACTCTTGAGTAGGTTGTAAGAATGTACCGGCTCCAGACGACGTATCTTATAGGCCACATTCTCTCTTACTCTACGCCTGTCAAGCGCACAGCTTGACAGGCGTCTCACATACTCTTACCCTGTGTGTGAAGGAGAACGATCATGGTAGCGCAGCTTGCCATTAACAAAGCGACCGTCGACACCTTTGGGACAACGTCGGGAATACGGAGACCCGGCTTCTCACGATTCGCTCGCCACCGATGCCTCTTGGCAGAGGTTCGAGCGACGGTGAGATTTTTGTGACACGACACAAAACACCACTTGATCTCACAGAAAAGACGGCGTATATTATATTCTACACTCACTGCTTTACAGCGGCCCTGGAACAGGACGCCTCGCCGATGTGCTTCCCGGGCGAACAACAGTACTCTTGAAGGTGTGTATAATCGGTGTGACTCGCGAGGAGTCGAACCGGATGTTGCCGGAGTAAACGGAACCGTATAACGATGATCTTCCCAATCGCTGAGACGGCTCAGTCCAACCTGCCTAAATCGACACAATCCGGAGTTCGTGTTTTGACGTTTCGGAAGCCCTTGTACTTGAACGGCCACCACGTGATACGACCGGGGGGCTATGGGCATGATAGGTCCGCAACGCAGAAGTCTTGTTGGAGTACGGGTTAGTCTTTTACTGACGGCGCTCATCATCCTGTTTGCTGCTGTAGCCGCCGCCACGACACCTCCGCCCTCACAGTCACTCCTTGCGCTCGGGAAGGTCACCTACGCCCAGGAGTGCGCCGCATGCCATGGAACGGACGGGCACGGCAAGGGCATCGCCGCCGCCCTGATGGATATCAAGCCTCGCGACTTCGTCGCCGCCAAATATCGCCTGGTGTCGACCTGGGAGCGGCTGCCCACCGATGAAGACCTGTTCAACACGATTACCCGCGGCCTTCCCGGAACCGCCATGCCTTCATGGAAACATCTGTCCGAACGCCAACGCTGGGGTCTGGTTTATTATGTCAAATCGTTCGCCACAACCCCGATCTCCGTACGGCCGCAACAACCACCCGCGCCGGACGGGAGCGGTGGCGAAGGTATCGTCACGGTCCCGCCGGAGCCGGTCTACGATGCCGCAGCCGAAAAGCGCGCGCGGGAACTGTATAACGACGGCTGCGCCTCCTGCCACGGACCGACGGGGAAAGGGGATGGCGTGCAGGAGCAGAAAGACGAGGACGGCCTACCCACCCATCCGCGTGATCTCACCGAGGCTGTCTTTAAAGGCAGTCCGGACCCGGAGTCGCTGTACCGGAGAATTATTACGGGCATGCCGGGAACACCGATGCCGATGAGTGACTGGGCCCTGGGGAAGGATGCGTGGGACCTTGTGCACTATGTGCTGTCCCTATCGACGCCGGCACAGCGCGAGGCGGCGACGGTATGGACGCCGTCGGAACTGGTCGAGCTGCCGCTGGGAGATCTGGATATCGGTAAGAGTCTCCTGACGGGCGGCCGGCGACTGACCAACCGCGGGCCGTCGTGCCGGGCGTGCCACTCTGTCAGCGGGATCGGCGCGCTCGGAGGGGGCGTCCTCGGGCCGGATCTGACCAATGCGTACCATAAATTCGGCGCGGCCATGATCAAGTGGCCGGAGCATGTGGCCCCGATGAAGCCGATTTATACCGGCAAACCGCTGACGGACGAAGAAAAGGGCCACCTGTTGGCCTTCTTCCGCACCGGCATCGGCCGGGCAACAGACCAGATCTATCAACTGACGGGCATCGGCGCAATCGGCGCCGTCGTGCTCTTCCTGATCATTCACTGGATATGGCGAAACCGGGGCCGGGAGGTGCGCCGAACCATGTATCAGCGATCGTACCAGGACCGAGGAGGGATAGTCTGATGGCCTGGATCCAGGATCTGTTTCAACCTGAGCGCCGTCAGTGGGAGGATTTCTACCGGAACCGCTGGCAGTACGACCGGATCGTTCGCAGCACCCACGGCGTCAACTGCACCGGCGGATGCTCCTGGGAGGTGTATGTCAAGGACGGGATCATCGTATGGGAGATGCAGCAGACCGATTACCCCATGCTCGAAGATAAACTCCCGCCGTATGAACCGCGCGGGTGCCAGCGCGGCATCTCCGCCTCCTGGTATGTTTATAGTCCCATCCGGGTGAAATACCCGTATATCCGCGGCCCGTTACTCGATTTCTGGAGAGAGGCGAAGCAACGGCACGACGACCCGGTGGAAGCTTGGCGATCCATCGTCGAGGACGAATCCAAACGAAAACGGTACCAGCGGGCGCGCGGCAAGGGCGGGTTCCGGCGCGCATCGTGGGATGAGGTGCTCGAGCTGATCGCCGCCGCCTGTCTCTATACGGCGAAACGCTACGGCCCAGACCGGCTCTTCAGCTTTTCGCCCATCCCCGCCATGTCGTATCTGTCGTACGCGGCCGGCTCCCGCTTCACCCAACTCTTCGGCGGCGCCAGCATGAGTTTCTACGACTGGTATGCGGATCTGCCCAACCAGTTCCCGGAGACCTGGGGCGACCAAACCGACGTCTGCGAAAGTGCCGATTGGTACAACTCGAAGTTCATCGTGTCGGTGGGCGCCAACCTGAACATGACCCGCACCCCCGACGTCCATTTTATCTCCGAGGCGCGCTACGAAGGGGCGAAGTTCGTCGTAGTCGCCCCGGACTTCAGTCAGGTGTCCAAATACTCCGACTGGTGGATTCCTGTGAAGGCCGGCGAGGACAACGCCATGTGGATGGCGATCAATCACGTCATCCTCAAGGAGTTTCACGCCGACCGGACGGTCGAGTACTTCACCGATTATCTGACGCGCTATTCCGACGGTCCGTTTCTCATCAAGCTCGACAAAGAATCCGACGGAAGCGCGAAACCCGGCCGTCTGCTGACCGCCGGAGAGATTGAACGCTACAGCGGCGAAGAACACAGTGCCTGGAAATTTCTGGTCCAGGACACCCCATCGGGCGAGCTGCGCTGTCCGAAGGGAGCCGTCGGGCACCACTGGGGAAGCCGGAAGGGCCAATGGAACCTGAAGCTGGAGGACTCGCTCGACGACTCGAGGATCGACCCGCAGCTCAGCTTTATCGATCGATACGATGAGCTGATGTCGGTCAAGTTTTACGATTTTGCCGGGAAGCGCTACCTTCGGCGCGCGGTTCCGGTCCGGCACGTGCTGACCAAGGACGGTCCGGTACCGGTCGCGACCGTCTACGATCTGCTGTTTGCCCATTACGGCGTCTCCCGAGGACTTCCCGGCGACTACCCCACAGACTACAACGATACGGTGCCGTACACACCTGCCTGGCAGGAGCCGATCACCGGGATCGGCCGGGAGACCATCATTCGCCTGGCCCGCGAGTTTGCCGCCAACGCGGAGAAGACCCGCGGCAAATCGATGGTGATCATCGGCGCCAGCGCGAACCACTGGTACAACAACAATCTCGTTTATCGAGGACCGTCCACCGCGCTGATCCTGTGCGGGTGCTGCGGCGTCAACGGCGGGGGGCTCAACCATTATGTAGGCCAGGAAAAACTGACGCTGGCCGCCGCCTGGAAACCGGTCGCCTTCGCGAACGACTGGCTGAAACCCCCGCGCCTTCAGCAGACGCCTCTGTGGCATTACATCATGAGCGATCAGTGGCGCTACGAGGGGGAGTTTACGGAGTATGCACCGCTGCCGAATGACGCCAAGTGGGCGAAGGGGCACGCGGCGGATCATGTCGCGCGCTCCGTTCGTTTAGGCTGGATGCCGTTTTACCCGCAGTTTAACAAGAATCCCCTCGAAGTCGTGCGTGATGCGGAGCAGGCCGGCGCACAGACCCCGGAAGAGATTACGCAATACGTCCTTGACGAGCTGCAGAAGGGCGCCCTCGAACTGTCGGTCGAGAATCCCGACGCCCCGGAGAACTGGCCGCGGGTCTGGCTGATCTGGCGCGGCAACGCCATTCAATCCAGCGCCAAGGGCCACGAGTTCTTTCTGCGTCACTACCTGGGCACCCATCACAATCTGATCGCCCCGGAACGGGTCAATGGAACCGTAAGAGACGTTAAGATCTCAGGCAAGGCCCCGGAAGGGAAGATGGACCTGGTGGTGGACATCAACTTCCGCATGGATACCTCGGCCGTATATTCCGACATCGTCTTGCCCGCGGCCTTCTGGTATGAGAAGGACGACCTGAACTCTACCGACCTGCATTCGTTCATTCATAACCTCGGCAAGGCGGTGGATCCCCCATGGGAGGCCAAAAGCGATTACGATATTTTTAAGGCCCTGGCGAAGCGCGTGTCGGAACTGGCTGGGTACGCATTTGACGGACCCGTCAAGGACCTGGTCGCCGCCCCCCTCAGCGCCAATGGCCCGGACGAGATGGCTCAGAGGGAGATCATCGATTGGAAGGCAACCGGGGAGCGCCCGGTGCCCGGACGCACCTTTCCCCATCTGAAGGTCGTCGATCGCGACTACTCGACGCTGTACCAGAAATTCATCTCGTTCGGCCGGAAGGTACGCGAGGATGGTCTGACCGGCCACAACTGGGGCCCCCTCCCCATCCGGCAATTCTATGACGAGTTGCTGGAGTACCCCGAGGGGGGATCGCCTGACCCCCGCCACAAACGCACCGTTTCCTGGGGCGGACAGCGGTATCCGTCGCTCGAAACGTCGCTGGACGCCGCCAATCTGATTCTGCACCTCTCTCCGGAAACCAACGGCGAGGTCTGTTACGAGAGTTTCAGGGCGAAGGCGGAGGATGTCGGGGTGGAACTGGCAGACCTGGCCGAAGGCCACCGCAGCCAGCGGTTGAACTTCGGCGATCTGAAACGGCAACCAAGGCGTACGTTGATCTCTCCCTGCTGGAGCGGGATGACGAACGACGGACGCGCCTATTCGGCCTGGACGATGATGGTGGAACGGCTTGTCCCGTGGCGCACACTGACCGGCCGCCAGCATCTGTACCTCGACCACCCCTATTACATCGATTTCGGAGAGAACCTGCCGACCTATAAACCCAAGCTCGATGCGGCGCTGATCCACGACATCACCGAGAGCGAACAGGACGGTAACTGCCTGCGCCTGAACTACATCACGCCCCACGGCAAGTGGAACATCCACTCGACCTACAAGGACAACCACCGCATGCTGACGCTGTCGCGCGGCATGGATCCGGTCTGGCTGAACGACAAAGACGCCGCCCGCGTGGGCATTAAGGATAACGACTGGGTCGAGGTCTACAACGACAACGGCGTGGTGGTGACCCGGGCCAACGTCAGCTCCAGGGTTCAGCCGGGCACCTGCCTGTATTACCACGCGGTCGAGCGGACGATCTACGTACCCAAATCCCAGCTTCGGGGGCGGCGGGCCGGGGGCCACAACAGCCTCACCCGCACGCGGGTGAACCCGGTGCAGCTCGCCGGGGGATACGGCCAGTGGTCGTACGGGTTCAACTCGCTGGGGCCGATCGGCATTATGACCCGCAATACGTACTGTCTGGTGCGCAAGATGGATAAACTACAATGGGAGTAATGCAGTGATGGAACATGCCTGGGCCGAGCAGATGGAGCAGGCGCCGAATCCGATGACCGTCCCGATGGATAACCCCAGTGTCGACATGGGGTCGAAGGATCGAACGGCCATCCTGGCCGGCCTGCTCCTGCACGTCTGGCACGGCTACCGCAAGCTGCGGGATTGCCTCATGGAGCTGGAGGACGCAATGCGGCAGGGAGACGGAGAACAGGCCCGGTCGCTCCTTCAGCAGATCACGCGATTTTGCGGAACATCCTTTCGCTACGAGGAAGACGCGGTCTTGCCTGCGCTCCATCAGCGTATCGGCAGTACCCGGCTCCGTAAATACCACGCGGCCCACGATCAGGCGATTCGGCATCTCCGCCGACTCGAGGAGTATCTGTCGGCGTCGGCCGGTGAGCAGGAACGCATCGAACAGGCTCAACCGCTGATTCAGGCGTTGCTGGCGCACGTCGTCTCTATGGCCGGTCTGACGCTGCTGATCGAAACTCTGCCCAGAGTAGAATTGATTCGGATTCTGCAGGCTCGCGAACGGTCGTTGATCGAAGGAAAGGATGTCTATGAATGGGAGCAGGACAGTCGCGGCTAAACATCGCCTCCGGAGAGTAACCTAATGGATCCTCGCGCGCAGGTCTCGATGGTCTTTCACCTGGACAAATGTATCGGGTGTCATACGTGCAGTGTCGCCTGCAAGAATATCTGGACCGATCGGGAAGGTGCCGAGTACATGTGGTGGAACAATGTGGAAACCAAGCCCGGCACCGGCTACCCGACCCGTTGGGAAGATCAGGAACGGTATAAAGGCGGATTCGAGCAGCATGGCGATGAGCTGCGGCTCAAGCTGCAGGGCCGAATGGGCGCGCTCGCCAACCTGTTCTTCAACCCCTATCTGCCTACCGTCGACGAATATTACGAACCGTTCGATTACGATTACGAGAAGCTGTTCTCGGCGCCCGAAGGGGATGATCAGCCCGCGGTACGGGCCAAATCGATGATCTCCGGCGAATATATGGAGATCGAGGCCGGCCCCAACTGGGACGATGACCTTGGCGGCTCTCCGGTGTATGCCAAGAACGATCCCAACCTGGAACACCTCACCGAAGAGGAGCGCCGTTCGCTCAACGAGATTGAGCGGATGGTCTTCTTCTACCTGCCCAGGATCTGTAACCATTGCGCCAACCCCGGATGCGTCGCCGCCTGCCCGGCCGGCGCGATTTACAAACGGGGCGAGGACGGCATTGTCCTGATCGGCCAGGACAAGTGCCGCGCCTGGAGAATGTGCATCTCCGGCTGTCCCTACAAGAAGCCGTATTTCAACTGGAAGACCGGGAAGTCCGAGAAGTGCATTCTCTGTTATCCTCGGCTGGAAAGCGGGCAACCCCCCGCCTGCTTTCATTCCTGCGTCGGACGGATTCGCTATCTGGGCGTCCTCCTCTACGATGCGGATCAGATCAGATCTGCCGCCGGCGCCCCAAACGAACGTCTGGTGGACGCTCAGCGGGAGATGGTGCTCAACCCCTTTGATGAGCAGGTCGTGATGAGGGCAAAGCAGAACGGCATCAGCGACGATATGATCGAGGCCGCGCAGAACTC
This window harbors:
- the narH_2 gene encoding nitrate reductase A subunit beta, which codes for MDPRAQVSMVFHLDKCIGCHTCSVACKNIWTDREGAEYMWWNNVETKPGTGYPTRWEDQERYKGGFEQHGDELRLKLQGRMGALANLFFNPYLPTVDEYYEPFDYDYEKLFSAPEGDDQPAVRAKSMISGEYMEIEAGPNWDDDLGGSPVYAKNDPNLEHLTEEERRSLNEIERMVFFYLPRICNHCANPGCVAACPAGAIYKRGEDGIVLIGQDKCRAWRMCISGCPYKKPYFNWKTGKSEKCILCYPRLESGQPPACFHSCVGRIRYLGVLLYDADQIRSAAGAPNERLVDAQREMVLNPFDEQVVMRAKQNGISDDMIEAAQNSPVYKFFKQWKVALPLHPEFRTLPMLFYVPPLQPVQAAIHEVTGAYEIEGTGAAGMAPQFNLILEKARVPIRYLASLFAAGNETLIEDVLKKLVAVRMFKRWQTVVDLKHEEVEQALAYAGMTPEEAEAIFRLTSLPTYEERFVVPPLKREQSIESTRAPLTQKREAGFTRFPGSQKEPARGW